ATTTTCTGATATTTTTCGCTTACACTATCTGCAATACGGGTTAAATGTTTTTCCATTAGCTTTTTTGCTAGTTTAGCGTCCCGCTCTTTTAAGCTAAAGTAGATCATCCAATGCTCCGCCTGCGATTGCTTTCGTCGTTCCTGTGAAAATAACATTGCTGGATTACCAACATAATTCAAGTAATCCCATAACTGATTTGCAAGAGTAAACGTATAAGGTAACTTAGCCGCTAGATAAATGATCCGGTGAAACTCAATATTAAGGAGTGAATACTCTTCCTCAGAGATTTCTAGATTATCCATCTTAGTTAAGATCGTATACAATTGAGAAAGTTCTTCATCATTTAAATTTTTTATCGCATGCTCCGTCATTAATGCATCCAGGTTGGCACAGACCAATAATCGCTCCATTACTTCTTCCATTTCGGGTCTTTTTACAAAGACTCCTACTTGGGGGATGATTGACAAAAACCCTTCCTCTGAAAGCTTTGTCATAGCCTTGTGTATGGGTGTGCGGCTGATATTTAAATGCTCAGAAACTTCATTAACATTGATTGCTGTATCAGGTACCCAGACCCCATCAATAATTTGTCTTTTAATATAGCGATATGCCTGATCGATTTTCATCTTAATACACCTTCAATTCTCATTT
This genomic stretch from Neobacillus niacini harbors:
- a CDS encoding GntR family transcriptional regulator, which produces MKIDQAYRYIKRQIIDGVWVPDTAINVNEVSEHLNISRTPIHKAMTKLSEEGFLSIIPQVGVFVKRPEMEEVMERLLVCANLDALMTEHAIKNLNDEELSQLYTILTKMDNLEISEEEYSLLNIEFHRIIYLAAKLPYTFTLANQLWDYLNYVGNPAMLFSQERRKQSQAEHWMIYFSLKERDAKLAKKLMEKHLTRIADSVSEKYQKMGLALEVGNEI